A single genomic interval of Antarcticibacterium arcticum harbors:
- the apaG gene encoding Co2+/Mg2+ efflux protein ApaG, with amino-acid sequence MVQQVTSGIKISVETSFEGSFYKNHKMTFAFGYQITIENQSKDSVQLTSRFWRIKDALNNTEIVQGEGVIGQKPVLKPGESHTYTSGCLLNSPFGSMRGYYNMINFTSSKKFKVSIPSFKLSAPFALN; translated from the coding sequence ATGGTACAACAGGTTACAAGCGGTATTAAAATTTCGGTAGAGACCAGCTTTGAAGGTTCTTTTTACAAGAACCATAAAATGACCTTTGCCTTTGGCTACCAGATCACCATTGAAAATCAAAGTAAGGATTCAGTCCAACTAACATCACGATTCTGGAGGATCAAGGATGCCCTAAATAATACCGAAATAGTCCAGGGAGAAGGGGTAATTGGCCAAAAACCGGTTTTAAAACCCGGGGAATCTCACACCTATACCAGCGGTTGCCTGCTCAACTCGCCTTTTGGATCTATGAGGGGATATTACAATATGATCAATTTCACCTCATCAAAAAAATTCAAGGTTTCTATCCCTTCCTTTAAGTTAAGCGCACCATTCGCATTGAATTAA
- a CDS encoding NADH:ubiquinone reductase (Na(+)-transporting) subunit D — translation MLFLSNNEEREHFLSKKNRKLLTDPLDDNNPITVQVLGICSALAITVQLEPAVVMAIAVTAVMAFSNMIISMLRNMIPSRIRIIVQLVVVASLVALVDQVLRAYAYDVSKQLSVFIGLIITNCIVMGRLEAFALGNGVYKSFLDGIGNAAGYGLILIIVAFFRELLGSGKLFGYEILGHKGATLAESSGLYAWGYENNGLMLLSPMALIVVGILIWVQRSRNRKLIEA, via the coding sequence ATGCTCTTTTTGTCCAATAATGAAGAACGCGAACATTTTCTTTCCAAAAAGAACAGAAAATTACTAACAGATCCTCTTGATGATAATAACCCTATCACCGTTCAGGTTTTGGGTATTTGTAGTGCACTGGCCATCACGGTGCAGCTGGAGCCTGCAGTAGTTATGGCGATAGCCGTAACAGCGGTAATGGCCTTCTCAAACATGATCATCTCTATGTTGAGGAATATGATTCCCAGCAGGATAAGGATTATTGTTCAGCTGGTTGTTGTGGCATCTCTTGTGGCTCTTGTAGACCAGGTTTTAAGAGCTTATGCGTATGATGTAAGTAAACAGCTTTCAGTATTTATTGGTCTTATTATTACCAATTGTATTGTAATGGGTCGTTTGGAAGCATTTGCCTTAGGAAACGGAGTTTATAAATCTTTCCTTGATGGTATTGGAAATGCTGCCGGTTACGGACTTATACTTATCATCGTGGCATTTTTCAGGGAGCTTTTAGGTTCGGGAAAATTATTCGGATATGAAATTTTAGGGCATAAAGGCGCTACCCTGGCAGAGAGTTCAGGATTGTACGCCTGGGGATATGAAAATAACGGTTTAATGCTGTTATCTCCAATGGCTTTAATTGTGGTGGGTATCCTTATTTGGGTGCAACGTTCAAGAAACCGAAAACTAATTGAAGCCTAA
- a CDS encoding NADH:ubiquinone reductase (Na(+)-transporting) subunit B: protein MEWIRQRLDKLKEPFGKGKKLEKYAPAFNALDTFLFTPDHTTQKGAHVRDAVDLKRTMITVVIALIPALLFGMWNGGYQHYTQLGVEFTFWDAFLHGAWKIVPMIVVSYAVGLGIEFLFAIKRGHEVNEGYLVTGLLIPMIMPIDIPLWMVAISVVFAVLIGKEAFGGTGMNILNPALMARAFAFFAYPTYMSGNQVWVSDATTVDAISGETILGTLAAGEQVNYDSMNMFMGTIPGSIAETSTLLVLVGALILILTKVGSWRIILSSFIGAAVMALIFNALPSLGIEGNTLTNFPWYQHLIVGGLAFGIVFMATDPVSASQTIKGKWIYGFLIGFFAVMIRIFNPAYPEGIMLAILLMNVFAPVIDHYVIQANVKRRVKRKNEAMNKQINTAV from the coding sequence ATGGAATGGATAAGACAACGTTTAGATAAATTAAAAGAACCCTTTGGTAAAGGGAAAAAACTTGAGAAATATGCCCCCGCTTTTAATGCGCTGGATACTTTCCTCTTTACTCCAGATCATACCACACAAAAGGGAGCTCACGTAAGAGATGCTGTAGATCTTAAAAGAACCATGATCACTGTGGTCATTGCTTTGATCCCAGCACTGCTTTTTGGAATGTGGAATGGTGGTTACCAGCACTACACGCAGTTAGGAGTGGAATTCACTTTTTGGGATGCCTTCCTTCATGGAGCCTGGAAAATAGTTCCAATGATCGTGGTTTCCTATGCAGTAGGTTTGGGAATTGAATTTCTTTTTGCTATTAAAAGAGGGCATGAAGTAAATGAGGGTTACCTGGTAACAGGATTATTAATCCCAATGATCATGCCTATAGATATTCCTTTATGGATGGTGGCGATATCTGTAGTTTTTGCGGTGCTTATAGGAAAAGAAGCATTTGGAGGAACAGGAATGAATATTTTAAATCCTGCTTTAATGGCAAGGGCCTTCGCCTTCTTTGCGTATCCTACTTATATGAGCGGTAACCAGGTTTGGGTGAGTGATGCTACTACGGTAGATGCAATTTCCGGAGAAACTATTCTTGGAACATTAGCTGCAGGAGAACAGGTGAATTATGATTCAATGAACATGTTTATGGGTACAATCCCCGGCTCTATTGCAGAGACTTCAACACTTCTGGTGTTGGTTGGGGCTTTGATCCTAATACTTACCAAAGTTGGTAGCTGGAGAATAATTTTGAGCAGTTTTATAGGTGCAGCAGTTATGGCGCTTATTTTTAATGCTTTACCATCATTGGGAATTGAGGGTAATACCCTTACAAACTTTCCCTGGTATCAACATTTAATTGTAGGTGGTCTGGCGTTTGGTATCGTGTTTATGGCTACAGATCCTGTATCTGCATCCCAGACAATTAAAGGTAAATGGATCTATGGTTTCTTAATAGGGTTCTTTGCGGTAATGATAAGGATCTTTAATCCTGCTTACCCTGAAGGGATCATGCTCGCTATCCTGTTAATGAATGTATTTGCCCCTGTAATTGACCATTATGTAATCCAGGCCAATGTGAAAAGAAGGGTAAAAAGGAAGAATGAAGCCATGAACAAGCAAATTAATACAGCAGTTTAA
- a CDS encoding Na(+)-translocating NADH-quinone reductase subunit A: protein MSKDIRIKRGLSLRLKGEAEKQLVEAPRSKTYAIKPPDFHSVIPKMVVKEGDRVLAGDALFFSKYAEEVIFTSPVSGTVLEIKRGAKRRILEVIVEADPSDTYKDFGKLSAASSNPEIVKSRILESGCGAFIIQRPYDIVADPADTPKAIFISAVSTAPLAADLGFVLKDKVAAFQEGVYALQKLTAGKVHLSIDDKTSFLKDIKGVELHNVKGPHPAGNVGVQIHNIDPINIGDRVWTIGAEDVSILGNVFLTGQYHADRTVALTGSEAKERKYYKTKIGANSIDLVGDVSEDIRIISGDVLTGTKLSVNQYLGFFPNSVTLIPEGNKHRMLGWLPFTYNNIHSNSRTSLSFLFPNKKYEPNTNLNGEERALVVTGEMEEVFPMDIYPMQLLKACMAGEIEKMENLGIYEVAPEDFALIDYVNTSKIEAQEIIRLGLDLMITEVG from the coding sequence ATGTCAAAAGACATTCGAATTAAAAGAGGATTATCTCTACGGTTAAAAGGGGAGGCGGAAAAACAACTTGTGGAGGCTCCCAGGTCTAAGACCTATGCTATCAAACCTCCCGATTTTCACTCGGTAATTCCAAAAATGGTTGTAAAAGAAGGTGACAGAGTCCTTGCGGGTGACGCGCTTTTCTTTTCAAAATATGCAGAAGAGGTTATTTTTACCTCTCCTGTAAGCGGAACTGTGCTGGAAATAAAAAGAGGTGCTAAACGTCGCATTCTTGAAGTTATCGTGGAGGCAGATCCCAGTGACACTTATAAAGATTTTGGGAAATTAAGTGCCGCCTCATCCAATCCGGAAATTGTAAAAAGCAGAATTCTGGAAAGTGGTTGCGGGGCGTTCATTATCCAAAGGCCTTATGACATTGTTGCAGACCCTGCAGATACCCCTAAGGCTATCTTTATTTCTGCTGTAAGCACAGCTCCTTTGGCGGCAGATCTTGGATTTGTTCTTAAAGATAAAGTAGCAGCATTTCAGGAAGGGGTGTATGCCCTCCAAAAACTAACTGCAGGAAAAGTGCATCTTTCAATAGATGATAAAACGTCTTTTCTTAAAGATATTAAAGGAGTAGAACTTCATAACGTAAAAGGGCCACACCCCGCAGGTAATGTTGGGGTGCAAATACATAACATTGATCCCATAAATATTGGGGACAGGGTGTGGACTATTGGCGCTGAAGATGTTTCTATACTTGGAAATGTATTCCTTACCGGGCAGTACCATGCAGACAGGACTGTTGCGCTAACCGGGAGTGAAGCAAAGGAACGTAAATATTACAAAACCAAAATTGGAGCAAATTCTATAGATCTTGTAGGAGATGTTTCTGAAGATATAAGGATAATTTCAGGAGATGTGCTTACCGGAACAAAACTTTCGGTAAATCAATACCTTGGATTTTTTCCCAATTCTGTAACTCTTATTCCTGAAGGTAATAAACACAGAATGCTTGGATGGTTGCCATTCACCTATAATAACATTCATTCCAATTCAAGAACTTCATTGTCTTTCTTATTTCCAAATAAGAAATACGAACCCAATACAAACCTGAACGGTGAGGAAAGGGCGCTGGTTGTAACCGGTGAAATGGAGGAAGTTTTCCCAATGGATATCTACCCTATGCAGCTTCTTAAAGCTTGTATGGCAGGGGAAATTGAAAAAATGGAAAATCTGGGTATCTACGAAGTAGCACCAGAGGATTTTGCATTGATCGATTATGTGAACACTTCTAAAATTGAAGCACAGGAAATTATTCGCTTAGGGTTGGATTTAATGATTACCGAAGTAGGTTAA
- a CDS encoding Na(+)-translocating NADH-quinone reductase subunit C: MEQKSVNKTNSNAYTFIFAIVMVVVVGSILAFAATSLQPTQYENMRQEKMQNILATVGVETERSEAEGLYRQYITEEIVLDSNGDVKEGVKAFDVDLAKEIKRKKEEQNFPLYIADVDGEKFYIIPLRGAGLWNAIFGYIALKDDVNTVKGVVFDHLGETPGLGAEITQVWFQERYADEKVFDESGNLVGISAPKGAPSTSKDDNRVDAISGATITVDGVSEMISERLQHYLAYFKAQSDINVPNN, encoded by the coding sequence ATGGAACAGAAATCAGTAAATAAAACAAACTCCAACGCTTATACCTTCATTTTTGCAATCGTGATGGTGGTAGTAGTTGGGAGTATACTCGCCTTCGCAGCAACTTCCCTGCAGCCTACGCAGTATGAGAATATGAGGCAGGAGAAAATGCAGAACATTCTGGCAACTGTGGGTGTAGAAACAGAGCGATCTGAAGCTGAAGGTTTATACCGCCAATATATCACCGAAGAGATTGTACTCGATTCAAATGGTGATGTAAAAGAAGGGGTAAAAGCATTTGATGTAGATCTTGCCAAAGAGATAAAAAGAAAGAAGGAAGAACAAAATTTTCCTTTATATATAGCTGATGTTGACGGTGAAAAATTTTATATAATTCCGCTTCGTGGAGCAGGGTTATGGAATGCAATCTTTGGATACATAGCTTTAAAGGACGATGTTAACACCGTAAAAGGGGTGGTGTTTGATCACCTTGGGGAAACCCCGGGACTGGGAGCTGAAATTACCCAGGTTTGGTTTCAGGAGCGTTATGCCGATGAAAAGGTATTTGACGAAAGTGGTAATTTAGTAGGAATATCTGCTCCTAAAGGTGCTCCAAGTACTTCAAAGGATGATAACCGGGTAGATGCTATTTCGGGTGCTACCATTACTGTAGATGGTGTAAGTGAAATGATCTCTGAAAGACTTCAGCATTATTTGGCTTACTTCAAAGCCCAGTCTGACATTAACGTCCCAAATAATTAA
- a CDS encoding NRDE family protein, which produces MCTVTLTPLPDYKYGFVLTSSRDEAPGREALPPDFYLEAGVKLLYPMDKESGGSWIGISENSRVICLLNGGREAHERNVSYRLSRGVVVKDLLKAAIIDETIHTYNLINIEPFTIITADWNHGLRFLEIMWDGSEKHIRELDLTNHLWSSSPLYDTGMKKQRNEWFKNFMREKELTPENLWDFHHSAGIGDKNIDVIMDRGFVRTQSITQIINNSAETEMIFKDLQKEKITEKTFSTI; this is translated from the coding sequence ATGTGTACCGTAACCTTAACCCCCTTGCCCGATTATAAATATGGGTTTGTGCTTACCTCCAGCCGCGATGAGGCTCCCGGACGGGAAGCTCTTCCTCCCGATTTTTACCTCGAAGCGGGGGTGAAACTGCTTTACCCTATGGATAAGGAAAGTGGCGGCTCCTGGATAGGAATTAGTGAAAACTCCCGGGTAATATGCCTGCTGAACGGGGGCCGGGAAGCTCACGAGAGGAATGTATCTTACCGGCTTAGCAGGGGGGTGGTGGTAAAGGACCTTTTGAAAGCTGCTATTATTGACGAAACTATACATACCTACAACCTAATTAATATTGAACCTTTTACTATTATTACTGCCGATTGGAATCATGGTCTTCGATTTCTGGAAATTATGTGGGATGGAAGTGAAAAACATATCCGGGAGCTGGACCTTACAAATCATTTGTGGTCCTCTTCTCCTTTATATGATACCGGAATGAAGAAACAACGAAATGAATGGTTTAAAAATTTCATGAGGGAAAAAGAACTTACGCCTGAAAATTTATGGGACTTCCATCATTCGGCCGGTATAGGGGATAAGAATATTGATGTGATCATGGACCGGGGGTTCGTGAGAACTCAAAGCATCACGCAAATAATTAATAATTCCGCAGAAACGGAAATGATCTTTAAAGACCTTCAGAAGGAAAAAATTACAGAAAAAACTTTCTCAACCATCTAA
- the pruA gene encoding L-glutamate gamma-semialdehyde dehydrogenase — MGKGFFQVPTAVNEPIKTYAPGTPERDAVLKTYKEMYKSKMDVPLYIGNEEIRTGDTITMHPPHDHQHDLGIFHLAKKEHVDKAIKVALEARTKWADLAWEQRAAVFLKAAELIAGPYRSRINAATMIGQSKTIFQAEIDSACELIDFLRFNVEYMAQIYEEQPESSEGVWNRLEYRPLEGFVYAITPFNFTAIAGNLPASAALMGNTVVWKPSDSQVYSAQVIMEVFQEAGVPPGVINMVMGDPVMITDTILAHPDFAGIHFTGSTSVFKGLWSKIGNNIDKYKTYPRIVGETGGKDFILAHPTAKAKQVATAISRGAFEFQGQKCSAASRAYIPQSLWEEVKKYVIEDVESFKMGSPEDMQNFITAVIHEGSFDKLAGYIDQAKKDADTEIIAGGNYDKSKGYFIEPTVIVTTNPKYETMCTELFGPVITIYVYEDIKWEETLKLVDETGIYALTGAILATDRYAAAQATRALENAAGNFYINDKPTGAVVGQQPFGGARASGTNDKAGSKLNLLRWISPRLIKETFVTPTDYRYPFMGK; from the coding sequence ATGGGAAAAGGATTTTTTCAGGTTCCTACCGCGGTGAATGAACCAATCAAAACATACGCCCCCGGAACTCCCGAACGTGATGCAGTATTGAAAACCTACAAGGAAATGTACAAATCCAAGATGGATGTACCCTTATATATTGGTAATGAAGAAATAAGAACCGGAGATACCATTACAATGCACCCTCCACATGATCACCAGCACGATCTGGGGATCTTTCACCTTGCCAAAAAAGAACACGTAGATAAAGCAATAAAAGTTGCCCTGGAAGCACGTACCAAATGGGCAGATCTTGCGTGGGAACAACGAGCAGCAGTTTTCTTAAAAGCAGCTGAATTGATTGCCGGGCCATACCGCTCGCGCATAAATGCCGCCACTATGATTGGGCAATCCAAGACGATTTTTCAGGCAGAAATTGATTCGGCCTGTGAACTTATAGATTTCCTGAGGTTCAATGTAGAATATATGGCCCAGATTTATGAAGAGCAACCCGAATCCTCTGAAGGGGTTTGGAACCGTTTAGAATACCGCCCGCTGGAAGGATTTGTTTACGCTATTACCCCATTCAATTTTACAGCAATTGCCGGAAACCTTCCCGCGAGTGCCGCGCTTATGGGGAACACTGTGGTTTGGAAGCCAAGTGACAGTCAGGTGTATTCTGCCCAGGTGATCATGGAAGTATTTCAGGAAGCAGGAGTACCCCCTGGAGTTATAAATATGGTCATGGGTGATCCGGTAATGATCACAGATACTATCCTCGCTCATCCCGATTTTGCAGGGATCCATTTCACCGGAAGCACTTCGGTATTCAAGGGCTTATGGAGTAAAATTGGAAATAATATAGACAAGTATAAAACCTATCCGCGTATTGTGGGAGAAACAGGAGGAAAAGATTTCATCCTCGCTCACCCCACTGCAAAAGCCAAGCAGGTAGCTACGGCAATTTCCCGTGGAGCATTTGAATTCCAGGGTCAGAAATGTAGCGCCGCTTCAAGAGCCTATATACCACAAAGCCTTTGGGAAGAAGTGAAAAAATATGTGATTGAAGATGTAGAATCCTTTAAAATGGGATCGCCTGAAGATATGCAGAACTTTATTACTGCCGTAATTCATGAAGGTTCCTTTGATAAACTTGCGGGTTATATAGATCAGGCTAAGAAAGATGCAGATACCGAGATCATTGCAGGTGGTAATTACGATAAATCAAAGGGTTATTTCATAGAACCTACCGTTATTGTTACTACAAATCCTAAATATGAAACTATGTGTACCGAGTTGTTTGGCCCGGTTATCACTATTTATGTATATGAGGATATTAAATGGGAAGAGACCTTAAAACTGGTAGACGAAACCGGAATTTATGCCCTTACGGGAGCTATTTTGGCTACCGACAGGTATGCAGCGGCACAGGCCACCAGGGCATTGGAGAATGCAGCGGGAAATTTCTATATTAACGATAAGCCAACCGGGGCAGTTGTAGGACAACAGCCTTTTGGAGGTGCAAGAGCTAGTGGGACGAATGATAAGGCCGGTTCAAAACTTAATTTGTTGCGCTGGATCTCCCCACGTCTAATCAAGGAAACCTTTGTAACTCCTACAGATTACAGATATCCGTTTATGGGTAAATAG
- the nqrE gene encoding NADH:ubiquinone reductase (Na(+)-transporting) subunit E — protein sequence MDYLNLFVRSIFIENMIFAYFLGMCSYLAVSKTMKTAVGLGAAVIFVLSITVPLNFLLDTYLLRPGALSWLGAEYAEIDLSFLSFIMFIAVIAAMVQLVEMIVEKFAPALYGALGIFLPLIAVNCAILGGALFMQQKDFPGIDYALTYGVGSGIGWFLAIIGIAAIREKITYSNVPGPLKGLGITFIITGLMALGFMSFMGIKI from the coding sequence ATGGATTATTTAAATTTATTCGTTAGGAGTATTTTCATCGAGAATATGATCTTCGCATATTTCCTTGGAATGTGTTCTTACCTGGCGGTTTCCAAAACAATGAAAACTGCTGTTGGTTTAGGTGCTGCCGTGATCTTTGTACTTAGTATTACCGTGCCGTTAAACTTTTTATTGGATACTTATTTATTACGTCCGGGAGCATTGAGCTGGTTAGGTGCTGAATATGCCGAAATTGACCTTAGCTTCCTGAGCTTTATAATGTTCATTGCGGTTATTGCTGCAATGGTACAACTGGTTGAAATGATCGTGGAGAAATTTGCCCCTGCACTTTACGGGGCTTTGGGTATCTTCCTTCCCTTGATCGCAGTAAACTGTGCAATTCTGGGTGGGGCATTATTTATGCAACAAAAGGATTTCCCGGGAATAGATTATGCTCTAACCTATGGAGTTGGTAGTGGTATTGGATGGTTCCTAGCAATAATAGGAATTGCCGCAATTCGTGAAAAAATTACCTACTCAAATGTTCCGGGCCCGTTAAAAGGATTAGGAATTACCTTCATAATCACCGGCCTTATGGCACTAGGATTTATGAGTTTTATGGGTATAAAAATATAA
- a CDS encoding type IX secretion system plug protein gives MKRFNIGTLLLFTGFIFGQPKMDIPAPNYIKTIELKGNSGINGNPVISLGETLTLKFDDIIGDEADYYYTIEHLNYDWTPSELVKSEYLAGFDNVRILNYANSYNTLQPYTHYEVSIPNRDTQGLKVSGNYIINVFNSEKELVFSRRFMVYQPITQVAVNIRRSRDLQFINKKQTVNFTVSSPDMILRNPDRTVNVMILQNHDLKSAITNITPQYSLGNELIYRYDQPTSFWGGNEFLKFDSKDARSSTLNIGRIELRDIYHHFLFTDRSRESNPYTYNPDINGQFVIRTMQGQNPDIEAEYVWTHFSLLNYDPLQGAELHLYGAFNNYELDDSTLMRYNAESGLYENALLFKQGYYDYNYVLLNEDGSLDPGYIGGNYEKTENEYQVLVYFRDIGARYDQIIGVGSANSINITH, from the coding sequence ATGAAAAGATTTAACATTGGCACTCTCCTACTGTTTACCGGATTCATTTTTGGACAGCCCAAAATGGATATTCCGGCGCCAAATTATATAAAAACCATTGAGCTAAAAGGCAACTCAGGCATTAATGGCAATCCGGTTATAAGTCTTGGTGAAACGCTCACCCTTAAATTTGATGATATTATTGGGGACGAGGCAGATTATTATTATACCATAGAACATCTTAATTATGACTGGACTCCATCTGAACTTGTAAAATCTGAATACCTTGCTGGTTTTGACAATGTAAGGATTCTGAATTATGCAAACTCCTATAATACCCTTCAGCCGTATACACATTATGAAGTAAGCATTCCCAACCGGGACACCCAGGGACTTAAAGTCTCCGGCAATTATATAATCAATGTCTTTAACAGCGAAAAAGAATTGGTTTTTTCAAGAAGGTTTATGGTGTATCAACCTATTACCCAGGTGGCTGTAAACATAAGAAGATCGAGGGACCTGCAATTTATTAATAAGAAACAAACGGTGAATTTTACGGTCTCCTCACCAGATATGATCCTAAGAAATCCAGACAGGACCGTAAATGTTATGATCCTTCAAAATCATGACCTGAAAAGCGCAATAACAAATATCACCCCCCAATATTCCCTGGGAAATGAGCTTATTTACCGGTATGACCAACCAACATCCTTTTGGGGCGGCAATGAATTTCTAAAATTTGACAGCAAAGATGCACGATCCTCTACCTTAAATATTGGTCGTATTGAACTGCGGGATATATATCATCACTTTTTGTTTACTGACAGGTCCCGGGAATCTAACCCTTATACCTACAATCCCGATATTAACGGGCAGTTTGTAATACGCACCATGCAGGGCCAGAATCCGGACATTGAAGCTGAATATGTCTGGACACATTTTAGCCTCCTTAATTATGATCCTTTGCAGGGTGCCGAACTACACCTGTATGGAGCTTTCAACAATTATGAACTCGATGATTCCACTTTAATGAGGTATAATGCGGAATCTGGCTTATATGAAAACGCTCTTTTATTTAAACAGGGTTATTACGATTATAATTATGTACTTTTAAATGAAGATGGCAGTTTAGACCCGGGATATATAGGCGGAAATTATGAAAAGACTGAAAATGAATATCAGGTTCTGGTATATTTCCGGGATATAGGCGCACGTTATGATCAAATAATTGGAGTGGGAAGCGCAAATTCAATCAATATAACACATTGA
- a CDS encoding DUF3667 domain-containing protein, with product MKKHRSAREYRGSNCLNCDHPLDISDKYCPSCGQLNSTKKLSFDDFFYEFFAGVFAYDSKLRNTLSVLLFSPGKLTDDYKNGKRVRYANPFKFYLSVSIIFFIIYSFTNSFDFGDAGANNAQEVQELSPEELEKLREDLNKVPALQNSPLNIDSLLLGERPPAAKSYQDKYISEKEMDSLGLFNSFAPQLELYEQFYLETEIRNSETAMDSLHHYPSTYNKWMYKKVVDYTAFKEEPMIFVKYFISKLPLIIFFYLPVFALFIWLLYWRRPFNYMEHLIFTFHVQSTFFVIMAFALILDYILNTSSITGFASLVFLFYLYKALRKFYKQGRFKTLVKFILLNGIFLTLAVIAATISLLASFAIY from the coding sequence ATGAAAAAACATCGCTCTGCAAGAGAGTATAGAGGTAGTAATTGCCTCAACTGCGATCATCCACTTGATATAAGTGATAAGTATTGCCCTTCCTGCGGGCAATTGAACAGTACTAAAAAACTTTCCTTTGACGATTTTTTCTATGAATTCTTTGCCGGGGTCTTTGCCTATGATTCTAAATTAAGGAACACGCTTAGCGTCCTGTTGTTTAGTCCGGGTAAACTTACAGATGATTATAAGAATGGGAAACGCGTGAGATATGCCAACCCTTTCAAATTCTATTTAAGTGTCTCCATTATCTTTTTTATAATCTATAGTTTCACCAATAGTTTTGATTTTGGAGATGCAGGTGCAAATAACGCGCAGGAAGTACAGGAATTAAGCCCGGAGGAGTTAGAGAAATTACGGGAAGATCTCAACAAAGTGCCTGCACTTCAAAATTCTCCTCTTAATATAGATTCTCTTTTACTGGGGGAACGCCCCCCCGCAGCTAAATCATATCAAGATAAATATATTTCGGAAAAGGAAATGGACAGCCTGGGCTTGTTCAACTCCTTTGCCCCGCAACTTGAATTGTATGAGCAGTTCTATCTCGAGACAGAAATTCGGAATTCAGAAACCGCTATGGACAGCCTTCATCACTATCCCTCCACCTACAATAAATGGATGTATAAAAAGGTAGTAGATTATACGGCCTTCAAAGAGGAACCAATGATTTTTGTGAAATACTTTATTAGCAAACTCCCTTTAATTATTTTCTTCTACCTGCCGGTTTTTGCGCTCTTCATATGGTTACTTTATTGGAGAAGGCCATTTAATTATATGGAACATCTCATCTTCACCTTCCACGTGCAAAGTACCTTTTTTGTAATTATGGCCTTCGCGCTTATACTGGATTACATTTTAAACACCTCATCCATTACCGGCTTTGCCAGCCTTGTATTTTTATTCTATTTATATAAAGCCTTACGAAAATTCTACAAACAGGGTAGATTTAAAACCCTTGTTAAATTTATTTTACTCAATGGAATATTTCTTACATTAGCTGTCATTGCGGCCACGATATCTCTATTGGCCTCTTTTGCAATCTATTAA